One segment of Desulfosudis oleivorans Hxd3 DNA contains the following:
- the fdhF gene encoding formate dehydrogenase subunit alpha, with protein sequence MKNIIVINGHELSFKDGETILDVALRNGIDIPTLCHLKGTTPTGTCRVCVVEVHGADDLVTACTEEAAHNMVVRTESARVVASRRETIREMLASGNHNCAMSGTACKDWTGFQMAVQADDQAEALCPAWGDCRLQDLAYRYQVTGDVPAGDDVSYPMEMANPFIIRDFSRCIRCGRCVKACNEVQVNKAIDYLRDDEDRILKIVAGDDKPLKDSECVFCGECVQACPVGALVEKDARFEGRAWDTKKVRTTCSYCGVGCQMNLHVKDGKVVKVTGVDAPPNHGSLCVKGRFGFAFIGSPERLTTPMIKEDGKFREASWEEAIDLVAKRLSALKDAHGPDSIGVFTSARVTNEDNYAVHKFARGALKTNNIDHCARLUHSSTVAGLAAAFGSGAMTNTIGDLETADVILATGTNTTENHPVISTFIKRAVEKRGAKLVVIDPRKIRLTNFARKWVRQNLGTDVAWINGLMHVIIKEDLYDKAFVSKRTAGFEDLKAMVEKFTPAFVESITGIAADDIVEIARLYAKARAASIVYCMGITQHTTGTDNVKSLANLSMLCGHLGIEGGGVNPLRGQNNVQGACDMGGLPNVFTGYQPVTSEEARKKLEAAWGVTGIPDKPGYTVTEMIPKAIEGTVKALYIVGENPMVSDPDLHHVKHGLEALDFMVVQDIFMTETAQLADVVLPSACFAEKEGTFSNTERRVQRVRKAVEPPGQARDDWRITAAISTAMGFPMGYDSAEQIMAEIAKLTPSYGGITYERIDRVGLHWPCPTPDHPGTPVLHTVQFPIGKGKFHAIDYIPPAEQTDDAYPLYLTTGRIIYHYHTGTMTRKSEGLNERAPENFVEISAEDAGRYGIEDGSMVTIASRRGKIKAKAAVSEKGVAGTVFIPFHFAESAVNELTHAALDPVSKIPEYKVCAVVLEKA encoded by the coding sequence ATGAAAAACATCATTGTCATCAACGGACATGAACTGTCGTTTAAAGACGGGGAAACGATTCTGGATGTGGCCCTGCGTAACGGCATTGACATTCCCACCCTGTGCCACCTGAAGGGCACCACGCCCACGGGCACCTGCCGGGTGTGCGTGGTGGAGGTGCACGGCGCCGACGACCTGGTCACCGCCTGCACTGAAGAGGCGGCCCACAACATGGTGGTGCGCACCGAGTCGGCCAGGGTCGTGGCCTCCCGGCGGGAAACGATTCGGGAGATGCTGGCGTCGGGCAACCACAACTGCGCCATGAGCGGCACGGCGTGCAAAGACTGGACCGGGTTCCAGATGGCGGTCCAGGCCGATGACCAGGCCGAGGCCCTGTGCCCGGCGTGGGGCGACTGCCGCCTTCAGGACCTGGCCTACCGTTACCAGGTGACCGGCGACGTGCCGGCGGGTGACGATGTGTCTTACCCCATGGAGATGGCCAACCCCTTTATCATCCGTGATTTTTCCCGGTGCATCCGGTGCGGCCGGTGCGTAAAGGCCTGCAACGAGGTCCAGGTGAACAAGGCCATTGATTACCTTCGGGACGACGAGGACCGGATTCTCAAGATCGTGGCCGGGGACGATAAGCCCTTAAAGGATTCGGAGTGCGTGTTCTGCGGCGAGTGCGTTCAGGCCTGCCCGGTGGGTGCCCTGGTGGAAAAGGACGCCCGGTTTGAGGGCCGTGCCTGGGACACGAAAAAGGTCCGCACCACGTGCAGCTACTGCGGTGTCGGCTGCCAGATGAATCTGCACGTCAAAGACGGCAAAGTGGTGAAGGTGACCGGCGTGGACGCGCCGCCCAACCACGGCAGCCTCTGCGTCAAGGGCCGGTTCGGGTTTGCCTTTATCGGTTCCCCGGAGCGGCTGACCACCCCCATGATCAAGGAAGACGGCAAGTTCCGCGAAGCCTCCTGGGAGGAGGCCATCGACCTGGTGGCAAAGCGCCTGTCCGCCCTCAAGGATGCCCACGGGCCGGACAGCATCGGCGTGTTTACCTCGGCCCGGGTGACCAATGAAGACAACTACGCGGTACACAAGTTTGCAAGGGGGGCGCTGAAAACCAACAACATAGACCATTGCGCCCGTCTCTGACATAGCTCCACCGTGGCCGGTCTGGCCGCAGCATTTGGAAGTGGCGCAATGACAAACACCATCGGTGACCTGGAAACGGCCGACGTGATCCTGGCCACGGGCACCAACACCACGGAAAACCATCCGGTGATTTCCACCTTTATCAAGCGGGCCGTGGAAAAGCGGGGCGCCAAACTGGTCGTGATCGACCCGCGCAAGATCAGGCTCACCAATTTTGCCCGCAAGTGGGTCCGCCAGAACCTGGGCACGGACGTGGCCTGGATCAACGGCCTGATGCATGTGATCATCAAGGAAGACCTCTACGACAAGGCGTTTGTCTCCAAGCGCACCGCCGGGTTTGAAGACCTGAAAGCCATGGTCGAAAAGTTTACCCCCGCGTTTGTGGAAAGTATAACCGGCATTGCCGCCGACGATATCGTGGAGATCGCCCGCCTGTATGCAAAGGCCAGGGCCGCCAGCATCGTCTACTGCATGGGCATCACCCAGCACACCACCGGCACGGACAACGTCAAGTCCCTGGCCAACCTGTCCATGCTCTGCGGCCACCTGGGCATCGAGGGCGGCGGGGTAAACCCGCTGCGGGGCCAGAACAACGTGCAGGGGGCCTGCGACATGGGCGGCCTGCCCAACGTGTTCACCGGGTACCAGCCCGTGACCAGCGAAGAGGCCAGAAAAAAACTGGAAGCGGCCTGGGGCGTGACCGGCATTCCGGACAAGCCCGGCTACACCGTCACCGAGATGATTCCCAAGGCCATTGAAGGGACGGTCAAGGCCCTGTATATCGTGGGAGAAAACCCCATGGTGTCCGACCCGGACCTGCACCATGTAAAACACGGGCTTGAGGCCCTGGATTTCATGGTGGTCCAGGATATCTTCATGACCGAGACCGCGCAACTGGCCGACGTGGTGCTGCCCTCGGCCTGCTTTGCGGAAAAAGAGGGGACCTTTTCCAACACCGAACGCCGGGTCCAGCGGGTGCGAAAAGCCGTGGAGCCGCCGGGCCAGGCCCGGGACGACTGGCGGATCACGGCGGCCATATCCACGGCCATGGGCTTTCCCATGGGGTATGACAGCGCCGAACAGATTATGGCAGAGATCGCGAAGCTGACGCCGTCTTACGGCGGCATCACCTACGAGCGGATCGACCGGGTGGGCCTGCACTGGCCCTGCCCGACCCCGGACCATCCGGGTACGCCGGTGCTGCACACGGTGCAGTTTCCCATCGGCAAGGGCAAGTTCCACGCCATCGACTACATTCCGCCGGCCGAACAGACCGATGATGCCTACCCGTTGTATCTGACCACGGGCCGGATCATTTATCATTACCATACCGGCACCATGACCCGGAAAAGCGAAGGGCTAAACGAGCGGGCCCCGGAAAATTTTGTGGAGATCTCCGCCGAAGACGCGGGCCGCTACGGCATTGAAGACGGCAGCATGGTGACCATTGCCTCCCGCCGGGGAAAGATCAAGGCCAAAGCTGCGGTATCGGAAAAGGGCGTGGCCGGAACGGTCTTTATCCCCTTCCATTTTGCCGAATCCGCGGTAAACGAACTGACCCACGCGGCCCTGGACCCGGTGTCCAAGATTCCGGAGTACAAGGTGTGCGCCGTGGTTCTGGAAAAAGCCTAG
- a CDS encoding glycogen synthase, protein MSRIRKTPRVLIVTPEVTYLPEGMGNTANYLSAKAGGLADVSAALVSALFEQGGDVHVALPDYRSLFSHEADPVLNKEFKTIKKKVPQERIHLAEDRAFFYMNAVYSNYSWENIKISLAFQREVINNIVPKVQPDLIHCNDWMTGLIPAMARELEIPCLFTLHNIYTVKKPLADIEDRGIDAASFWRHLFFTRPPQNYEETRETNPVDFLVSGVFASHFVNTVSPTFLKEVVEGHHPFVEEPLRQELTSKWEAECAVGILNSPDPSFHPTEDPYLAVPYGPKTVMEGKAANKKHLQQLLGLVENPNAPLFFWPSRLDRIQKGSQLMGHILYDVVSRYWHMPLQVVFVASGEFQPHLKQIVWDFNLGDRVAVCDFDERLSHIAYGASDFVLMPSAFEPCGLPQMIGALYGSLPVARDTGGIHDTITHLDISRDTGNGILFETFDPQGLSWAMDRAVDFFNLPPETKEAQIARIMKESLAAFNHSVTARHYIDLYERMLHRPFINPEF, encoded by the coding sequence ATGTCCCGCATTCGAAAAACACCCCGCGTGCTGATTGTAACGCCGGAGGTCACCTACCTGCCCGAGGGCATGGGCAACACCGCCAACTACCTGTCGGCCAAGGCCGGGGGGCTGGCCGATGTGTCGGCGGCCCTGGTGTCAGCCCTGTTTGAGCAGGGCGGCGATGTTCACGTGGCCCTGCCCGACTACCGCAGCCTCTTTTCCCACGAGGCCGACCCGGTTTTAAACAAAGAGTTTAAAACCATCAAAAAGAAGGTGCCCCAGGAGCGCATTCACCTGGCCGAAGACCGGGCCTTTTTCTACATGAACGCGGTCTACTCCAACTACTCCTGGGAAAACATCAAGATCTCCCTGGCCTTTCAGCGGGAGGTGATCAACAACATCGTGCCCAAGGTCCAGCCCGACCTGATTCACTGCAACGACTGGATGACCGGCCTGATTCCGGCCATGGCCCGTGAGCTGGAGATTCCCTGCCTGTTTACCCTGCACAACATCTACACCGTAAAAAAACCCCTGGCCGACATTGAAGACCGGGGCATTGACGCCGCCTCTTTCTGGCGCCATCTTTTTTTCACGCGGCCACCCCAGAACTATGAAGAGACCCGGGAGACCAACCCCGTGGATTTTCTGGTGTCCGGCGTGTTTGCGTCCCATTTTGTCAACACCGTAAGCCCCACCTTTTTAAAAGAGGTGGTAGAAGGCCATCACCCCTTTGTGGAAGAACCGTTGCGGCAGGAACTGACCAGCAAGTGGGAGGCCGAATGCGCCGTGGGCATCTTAAACAGTCCGGATCCCTCCTTTCATCCCACCGAGGACCCTTACCTGGCTGTTCCCTACGGCCCCAAGACCGTGATGGAGGGAAAGGCGGCCAACAAAAAGCATCTTCAACAATTGCTGGGGCTGGTCGAAAACCCCAATGCCCCCCTTTTCTTCTGGCCTTCCCGGCTGGACAGAATTCAGAAGGGGAGCCAGCTCATGGGCCACATTCTCTATGACGTGGTCTCCCGTTACTGGCACATGCCCCTGCAGGTCGTGTTCGTGGCCAGCGGGGAGTTTCAGCCGCACCTCAAGCAGATCGTGTGGGATTTCAACCTGGGCGACCGGGTGGCGGTGTGCGACTTTGACGAACGGCTCTCCCATATAGCTTACGGAGCGTCGGATTTTGTCCTCATGCCGTCGGCCTTTGAGCCCTGCGGCCTGCCCCAGATGATCGGCGCCCTGTACGGTTCGCTGCCGGTGGCCCGTGACACGGGTGGTATTCACGACACCATCACCCATCTGGACATCAGCCGCGACACCGGCAACGGCATTCTGTTTGAGACCTTTGATCCCCAGGGGCTCTCCTGGGCCATGGACCGGGCTGTTGACTTTTTCAACCTGCCTCCTGAAACAAAGGAAGCGCAGATTGCCCGGATCATGAAAGAGAGCCTGGCCGCGTTCAACCATTCAGTCACGGCCAGACACTATATCGACCTTTACGAACGAATGCTTCACCGGCCCTTTATAAACCCCGAATTCTAA
- a CDS encoding alpha amylase C-terminal domain-containing protein: MDPTTPAFDKTQTDTVTALVKRLLERDALLTPYAPVLERRLSRVLNLEKTLAGPQGRLADIAAEYDYFGLHREQDGWVFREWAPNATAIFLIGETNGWQPSKDFALARIQDNGIWELRLPGNTLSHGQLFRLLVQWEGGQGDRIPSYARRVVQDPHTLIFNAQVWEAPAYEWRHEPPDLSSQPALIYEAHVGMAQQEGQVGTFAAFTEKVLPRIIDSGYNTLQLMAIQEHPYYGSFGYHVSNFFAVSSRFGTPEDLKQLVDTAHGAGLRVIMDIVHSHAVSNEVEGLSRFDGTLHQYFHDGPRGLHTAWDSRCFDYGKEPVLRFLLSNCRFWLEEYRFDGFRFDGITSMLYLDHGLEKAFTGYDDYFNHNVDEEALTYLTLANRVIHQVRPDAITIAEDISGMPGLATPIGAGGIGFDFRLAMGVPDYWVRLVKEYADEAWPMGHLWHELNNRRYDEKSISYAESHDQALVGDQTLMFRMAGAAMYHHMCVDDPDTTVDRAMALHKMMRFITLTTAGHGYQSFMGNEFGHPEWIDFPRPGNAWSYHYARRQWHLADDPGLKYHFLQAFDREMVALVRRFSVLDAPWPYLLYEHNDDKILAFSRAGLVFVFNFHPTRSYTDYAIHAPAGKYIMILNSDDAAFGGHHRLAPDQEHLTLPMPNTKTAHRLFLYLPTRTALVLKADKA, translated from the coding sequence ATGGATCCCACAACACCGGCCTTCGACAAAACACAGACCGACACAGTGACCGCTCTTGTAAAGCGGCTGCTGGAAAGGGACGCGCTGCTGACGCCCTATGCCCCGGTTCTCGAACGGCGGCTGAGCCGCGTGCTGAATCTTGAAAAAACCCTGGCCGGTCCCCAGGGCCGGCTGGCCGACATCGCCGCGGAATATGACTATTTCGGGCTGCACCGGGAGCAGGACGGCTGGGTGTTCCGGGAGTGGGCCCCCAATGCCACGGCCATTTTTCTTATCGGCGAGACCAACGGCTGGCAGCCCTCAAAGGATTTTGCCCTGGCCCGCATTCAGGACAACGGCATATGGGAACTGCGGCTGCCCGGCAACACCCTTTCCCACGGGCAGCTTTTCCGGCTCCTTGTCCAGTGGGAAGGCGGCCAGGGAGACCGCATTCCCTCTTATGCCCGCCGGGTGGTCCAGGATCCCCACACCCTGATCTTCAACGCCCAGGTGTGGGAAGCGCCGGCCTATGAATGGCGCCACGAACCACCGGATCTCAGTTCCCAGCCGGCACTGATCTATGAAGCCCACGTGGGCATGGCCCAGCAGGAGGGCCAGGTGGGCACCTTTGCCGCGTTTACCGAAAAGGTGCTGCCCCGGATCATCGACTCGGGCTACAACACGTTGCAGCTCATGGCCATTCAGGAGCACCCCTATTACGGCTCCTTTGGCTACCATGTCTCAAACTTTTTCGCGGTCTCGTCCCGTTTTGGTACGCCTGAAGACCTCAAGCAACTGGTGGACACGGCCCACGGCGCCGGCCTGCGGGTGATCATGGACATCGTCCACTCCCACGCGGTCTCCAACGAGGTGGAGGGGCTGAGCCGGTTTGACGGCACCCTGCACCAGTATTTTCACGACGGCCCCCGGGGGCTTCACACGGCCTGGGACTCCCGCTGCTTTGATTACGGCAAGGAGCCGGTGCTGCGGTTCCTGCTGTCCAATTGCCGCTTCTGGCTGGAGGAATACCGGTTTGACGGGTTCCGGTTTGACGGCATCACCAGCATGCTCTACCTGGACCATGGGCTGGAAAAAGCCTTTACCGGGTATGACGACTATTTTAACCACAACGTGGACGAGGAGGCCCTGACCTACCTGACCCTGGCCAACCGGGTCATCCACCAGGTCCGGCCCGACGCGATCACCATTGCCGAAGACATCAGCGGCATGCCGGGGCTGGCCACGCCCATTGGGGCCGGGGGCATCGGTTTTGATTTTCGCCTGGCCATGGGGGTACCGGACTACTGGGTCCGGCTGGTCAAGGAATACGCCGACGAGGCCTGGCCCATGGGCCACCTGTGGCACGAACTCAACAACCGGCGCTATGACGAAAAATCGATCAGTTATGCCGAGTCCCACGACCAGGCCCTGGTGGGGGACCAGACCCTCATGTTCCGCATGGCCGGGGCCGCCATGTACCATCACATGTGCGTGGATGATCCCGACACCACTGTGGACCGGGCCATGGCCCTTCACAAGATGATGCGGTTTATCACCCTGACCACGGCCGGCCACGGCTACCAGAGCTTTATGGGCAACGAGTTCGGCCATCCCGAATGGATCGATTTTCCCCGGCCGGGAAACGCCTGGTCCTATCACTACGCCCGGCGCCAGTGGCACCTGGCCGATGACCCCGGCCTGAAATACCACTTCTTACAGGCCTTTGACCGGGAGATGGTTGCCCTGGTCAGGCGCTTTTCCGTGCTCGACGCCCCCTGGCCCTACCTGCTCTACGAACACAACGACGACAAGATTCTCGCCTTTTCCCGGGCCGGGCTGGTGTTTGTGTTCAACTTTCACCCCACCCGGTCCTACACCGACTATGCCATTCACGCGCCCGCCGGCAAATACATCATGATTCTAAACAGCGATGACGCGGCCTTTGGCGGCCACCACCGCCTGGCACCGGACCAGGAACACCTCACCCTTCCCATGCCCAACACCAAAACGGCCCACCGGCTCTTTCTCTACCTTCCCACCCGCACCGCCCTGGTGCTGAAAGCGGATAAGGCGTAA
- a CDS encoding isoamylase early set domain-containing protein, translating into MSMKKQYLKGKKMCKVTFRVPGKASMGAKTVNLAGDFNHWSVTDSPMKKLKNGDFTLTLNLKTGKEYQFRYLMDEKVWENDWEADKYVRSEYGNCENSVVVV; encoded by the coding sequence ATGAGCATGAAAAAGCAGTACCTCAAAGGTAAAAAAATGTGCAAGGTGACCTTTCGGGTGCCTGGAAAGGCATCCATGGGGGCAAAAACCGTCAACCTCGCCGGGGATTTTAACCACTGGAGCGTGACCGACTCCCCCATGAAGAAACTGAAAAACGGGGACTTCACATTGACGCTCAACCTGAAGACCGGCAAAGAGTACCAGTTTCGTTACCTGATGGACGAAAAAGTATGGGAAAATGACTGGGAAGCTGATAAATATGTGCGTAGTGAATACGGAAACTGTGAAAATTCCGTGGTTGTTGTGTAA
- the glgP gene encoding alpha-glucan family phosphorylase, giving the protein MSFLQTFQVFPKVPEQLKFLEVLVRNLWWCWNLEVIDLFRRINPKLWEESGRNPIIFFTMIDQNQLDRLAEDTSFLTNMAEVKEKFTHDVMAPSADAGPRPRGEKEVIAYFSMEFGIHESLPLFAGGLGILAGDHLKAASDLGLPIAGVGLFYTNGYFHQYLNHDGWQQEEYPATNLYHLPVERIKDASGNELRVSFMGPDGIIQLSIWKIAVGRVSLFLLDTNIKENPPAIREINSRLYRATGKARLAQEVILGIGGMRALKAMGYTPVVCHMNEGHCSFSTVERLAQIRAQHQVDLKTAIEINARTTVFTTHTPVPAGHDEFPPDLVRPYMVPYETDLGVTADELVRWGQVEGTDPYRPFSMFVLGLHLAQDLNGVSELHGQVARRMWAHVWPRLPEEETPISHITNGVHIPSWISIENALLYQRYLGRDWSMSTWNSELSGRIADIYDEELWRAHEMSRTRLIRSCRKWMVQQYGRRNAPKSVMKEAESVLDDGVLTIAFARRFASYKRATLLLRDMDRFEAILKSEECPVQFIFAGKAHPKDDEGKRLIQQLVHFARHPLYRHKILFLENYDINIARHLVQGADVWLNTPRRPMEACGTSGMKAAANGVLNVSILDGWWCEGYTPDVGWAIGNGEEYDDHNYQDAVESQALYNVLENDVIPCFYDRESGGVPERWLAMMKASMHMALEGFCAHKMVNRYDTRFYTPGMERYYELTENGAARARQLNEVHDRLRNNWHTIAIETPERQTAGPFRIGQSLVISVVVHLGTLTPEEADVELYYGPLRDVDAVTGGKTQAMAVKEDLGGGTFRYECALTCRNAGRFGFTVRAMPRADNYIRFTPGLITWA; this is encoded by the coding sequence ATGAGTTTTCTTCAAACATTTCAAGTTTTTCCAAAAGTTCCCGAGCAGCTCAAATTTCTTGAGGTGCTGGTCAGAAACCTCTGGTGGTGCTGGAACCTGGAGGTCATTGACCTGTTCCGCCGCATCAATCCCAAGCTGTGGGAGGAGTCGGGCCGCAACCCCATTATTTTCTTCACCATGATTGATCAAAACCAGCTCGACAGGCTGGCCGAAGACACCAGCTTTCTGACCAACATGGCAGAGGTAAAAGAAAAGTTCACGCATGACGTAATGGCCCCCTCCGCCGACGCCGGTCCCCGGCCCAGGGGAGAAAAAGAGGTCATCGCCTATTTCTCCATGGAGTTCGGCATTCACGAAAGCCTGCCCCTGTTTGCCGGGGGCCTGGGCATCCTGGCCGGAGACCATCTGAAGGCCGCCTCGGACCTGGGGCTTCCCATTGCCGGCGTGGGGCTGTTCTACACCAACGGTTATTTCCACCAGTACCTGAACCACGACGGATGGCAGCAGGAGGAGTATCCGGCCACCAACCTTTACCACCTTCCGGTGGAACGGATCAAAGACGCCTCGGGCAACGAGCTGCGCGTTTCCTTTATGGGGCCGGACGGCATTATTCAGCTGTCTATCTGGAAAATCGCCGTGGGCCGTGTGTCCCTGTTTCTGCTGGACACCAACATCAAGGAGAACCCTCCGGCCATTCGGGAGATCAACTCCCGGCTTTACCGCGCCACGGGCAAGGCCCGCCTGGCCCAGGAGGTGATTCTCGGCATCGGCGGCATGCGGGCCTTGAAGGCCATGGGATACACGCCGGTGGTGTGCCACATGAACGAAGGCCACTGCTCCTTTTCCACTGTTGAACGGCTGGCCCAGATTCGGGCCCAGCACCAGGTGGACCTTAAAACCGCCATCGAGATCAACGCCCGCACCACCGTGTTTACCACCCACACGCCGGTGCCGGCGGGCCACGACGAATTTCCGCCGGACCTGGTGCGGCCCTACATGGTGCCCTATGAAACCGACCTCGGTGTTACCGCCGACGAACTGGTGCGATGGGGCCAGGTCGAGGGCACCGATCCCTACCGGCCCTTTTCCATGTTCGTGCTGGGGCTTCACCTGGCCCAGGACTTGAACGGCGTCAGCGAACTTCACGGCCAGGTGGCCCGGCGCATGTGGGCCCATGTATGGCCCCGGCTGCCCGAAGAGGAAACCCCCATTTCCCACATCACCAACGGGGTCCATATTCCGTCGTGGATATCCATTGAAAATGCCCTGCTCTACCAGCGATACCTGGGACGGGACTGGTCCATGAGCACATGGAACAGCGAACTGTCCGGCCGCATCGCCGATATTTACGATGAAGAGCTGTGGCGGGCCCACGAGATGAGCCGCACCCGCCTGATCCGGTCGTGCAGAAAATGGATGGTGCAGCAGTACGGCCGTCGCAACGCGCCCAAGTCGGTGATGAAAGAGGCCGAATCAGTATTAGACGACGGGGTGCTGACCATTGCCTTTGCCCGGCGGTTTGCCTCCTACAAGCGGGCCACCCTGCTGCTGCGGGACATGGACCGGTTTGAGGCCATATTGAAATCCGAGGAGTGCCCGGTGCAATTCATCTTTGCCGGCAAGGCCCACCCCAAGGATGACGAGGGCAAGCGGCTGATCCAGCAGCTGGTCCATTTTGCCCGGCACCCGCTCTACCGCCACAAGATCCTGTTTCTGGAAAACTACGACATCAACATCGCCCGCCACCTTGTGCAGGGCGCCGACGTGTGGCTCAACACGCCGCGGCGGCCCATGGAGGCCTGCGGCACATCCGGCATGAAGGCCGCGGCCAACGGCGTGCTCAACGTCAGCATTCTGGACGGCTGGTGGTGCGAGGGCTACACCCCGGACGTGGGCTGGGCCATCGGTAACGGCGAGGAGTATGACGACCACAACTACCAGGACGCCGTGGAAAGCCAGGCCCTGTACAATGTTTTGGAAAACGACGTGATCCCCTGCTTCTACGACCGGGAAAGCGGCGGCGTGCCGGAACGGTGGCTGGCCATGATGAAGGCCTCCATGCACATGGCCCTGGAAGGGTTTTGCGCCCATAAAATGGTAAACCGGTACGACACCCGGTTTTACACCCCGGGCATGGAGCGGTACTACGAACTCACGGAAAACGGGGCCGCCAGGGCGCGGCAGCTCAACGAGGTACACGACCGGCTGCGCAACAACTGGCACACCATTGCCATTGAAACACCGGAACGGCAGACCGCCGGGCCCTTCCGCATCGGCCAGTCCCTGGTCATCTCCGTGGTGGTCCACCTGGGCACACTGACCCCGGAAGAGGCGGATGTTGAGCTTTACTACGGCCCACTTCGGGACGTGGACGCGGTCACCGGTGGAAAAACCCAGGCCATGGCCGTAAAAGAGGACCTGGGCGGAGGGACCTTTCGCTATGAATGCGCCCTGACCTGCCGAAACGCCGGCCGGTTCGGGTTCACGGTCCGGGCCATGCCCCGTGCCGATAACTACATCAGATTTACGCCCGGGCTGATTACCTGGGCATAG